From Clostridia bacterium, a single genomic window includes:
- a CDS encoding (2Fe-2S)-binding protein, whose product MGITLTINGIRTSVEPGTTVLEAAQELGIRIPTLCHDPALSSFSACRMCVVEVAGMRNLPAACALEAAEGMVVETESPAVVEARRTILELLLASHPADCLTCDKSGECLLQDYAYQYQVRGGNLSGEVHDFPLDDTNPYIVRDNNKCILCGKCVRACAEIRGLHILNFSNRGFNTKVTTAFDEPLADSDCVFCQACVAVCPVGALMSRELVGRGRRWEMQKEEVTCTFCDSGCRFWVYRRKTPAGKGGQQFNAAGATGGAGGAGAAASAGAAGIAGATGTKSGPVVAVVPKSPGPGRPLCLKGRLGLELIYNPEVPARPVVRKDGQLVEVSWEEALGLAPLLDRLLSRPGAI is encoded by the coding sequence TTGGGCATTACCTTAACCATAAATGGCATCCGCACCTCGGTGGAGCCAGGAACCACGGTGCTGGAAGCAGCCCAGGAGCTTGGCATCCGTATTCCCACCCTGTGCCACGATCCTGCTTTGAGCTCGTTTTCCGCCTGCCGGATGTGCGTGGTAGAGGTGGCGGGGATGCGCAACTTGCCAGCTGCCTGCGCGCTGGAGGCTGCCGAGGGGATGGTAGTGGAAACCGAATCTCCGGCGGTGGTGGAAGCCCGGCGGACCATCCTCGAGCTCCTCTTGGCTAGCCATCCGGCCGATTGCCTCACCTGCGACAAGAGTGGAGAATGCCTGCTTCAGGACTATGCTTACCAATACCAGGTGCGGGGCGGGAACCTTTCAGGGGAAGTCCATGATTTCCCCTTGGATGATACCAATCCTTATATTGTCCGGGATAACAACAAGTGCATCCTTTGTGGCAAGTGCGTGCGCGCCTGCGCCGAGATCCGCGGACTTCACATCTTGAACTTTAGCAATCGCGGCTTTAATACCAAGGTGACAACCGCCTTTGATGAGCCCTTAGCCGATTCTGATTGCGTTTTCTGCCAGGCCTGCGTGGCGGTCTGCCCGGTGGGCGCCTTGATGAGCCGGGAACTGGTGGGGCGAGGGCGGCGCTGGGAGATGCAAAAAGAAGAGGTGACCTGCACCTTTTGCGATAGCGGCTGCCGGTTCTGGGTGTACCGCCGGAAAACCCCGGCCGGCAAGGGTGGACAGCAGTTTAATGCCGCCGGCGCCACCGGTGGGGCCGGTGGCGCCGGTGCTGCCGCCTCTGCCGGCGCCGCCGGTATTGCCGGTGCTACCGGGACCAAGTCCGGGCCGGTGGTAGCGGTGGTACCCAAGTCGCCAGGTCCAGGCCGGCCCTTGTGCCTAAAGGGGCGGCTAGGACTGGAGCTCATTTATAACCCGGAGGTCCCGGCCCGGCCGGTGGTAAGAAAGGATGGCCAGCTGGTGGAAGTTAGCTGGGAGGAGGCATTAGGCCTAGCTCCCCTCCTGGACAGACTGCTTTCTCGTCCGGGAGCAATTTAG